One Glycine soja cultivar W05 chromosome 2, ASM419377v2, whole genome shotgun sequence genomic region harbors:
- the LOC114399969 gene encoding putative BPI/LBP family protein At1g04970, with amino-acid sequence MALFFVLFLLASSLTQGYAQFQLKNEAFISLLITQNGLDFMKELLVNKAISSLASLGLPNIEKTVKIPVVGSVYMVLSNISSYHIDVPSSHVKPGETGISIIASGVTCNLSINWYYSYSTWFVPVKTSDRDRAEVQA; translated from the coding sequence ATGGCACTTTTCTTTGTTCTGTTTCTATTAGCCTCTTCATTGACTCAAGGGTATGCTCAATTTCAACTCAAAAACGAAGCTTTTATATCCCTGTTGATTACCCAAAATGGCCTTGACTTTATGAAGGAGTTGCTGGTGAACAAGGCGATTTCCTCACTGGCCTCACTTGGATTGCCGAATATTGAAAAGACTGTGAAAATCCCAGTAGTGGGTAGTGTCTACATGGTGCTCTCTAACATCTCAAGTTATCATATTGATGTTCCTTCCTCGCATGTCAAGCCAGGGGAGACTGGAATTTCCATAATAGCTTCTGGGGTTACTTGTAATTTGAGCATCAATTGGTATTACTCTTATAGTACATGGTTTGTGCCTGTTAAGACATCTGACAGAGATAGGGCAGAAGTTCAGGCATGA
- the LOC114399959 gene encoding protein IQ-DOMAIN 1, protein MGFTGELVRSVFSKNRSDGSHENKVRRNSAENRRWLSVRSYLCGDEFNSVLAENDSASVKSSEVTVSQSVNEDLLNDKGDTSCEETVENVTQNRTDSNSKKSLNEEEAAILIQSAFRGFLLRHQNGEIKSQTRKDEFNLATESPDRKSMGTSIEVQTANSTEVFSFEGEKKGICHRIQHRTRTQAIKQKEDWDDSTVSSYVSKMRMQNRMEASTRRERALAYAFSQQLRICSKRRSPKFDRMESNMSWSWLERWMATRLPETSSVESHAMKQYDPSNGSHKFTIMTRFLDAAGEEKESCGSNEVPLHFDNYSINSREEKFSFKPHTPKTNFKARRTVSRRKTVPSYQFHEEQPKVSKRDGSGNASKDIKQKQKQVGNRDEITLSTSKASNV, encoded by the exons ATGGGTTTCACTGGGGAGTTGGTAAGAAGTGTCTTCTCCAAAAATCGTTCTGATGGGTCTCATGAAAACAAA GTGAGGCGCAATAGTGCTGAAAATAGAAGATGGTTATCTGTGAGGTCATACTTGTGTGGCGATGAATTCAACTCAGTGCTTGCAGAGAATGATTCAGCTTCAGTTAAGAGCTCTGAAGTCACGGTTTCACAGTCCGTAAATGAGGACTTGTTGAATGATAAAGGAGACACCAGTTGTGAAGAAACTGTGGAGAATGTAACACAGAACAGAACAGATTCAAACTCCAAAAAATCATTGAATGAGGAAGAAGCAGCTATTCTTATTCAATCAGCATTTAGAGGCTTCCTG TTGAGGCATCAAAATGGAGAAATCAAATCACAAACTCGAAAAGATGAGTTCAATTTAGCAACAGAAAGTCCAGACAGAAAGTCCATGGGCACATCAATTGAAGTCCAAACCGCAAACTCCACAGAAGTTTTCTCttttgaaggagaaaaaaagggCATTTGCCACCGTATTCAGCACAGGACCAGAACTCAAGCAATAAAACAAAAG GAAGATTGGGATGACAGCACAGTAAGTAGCTATGTTTCAAAAATGAGGATGCAGAATAGAATGGAGGCATCAACCAGAAGGGAAAGAGCATTGGCTTATGCTTTCTCACAACAG CTAAGAATCTGTTCAAAGAGAAGATCTCCAAAATTTGATAGAATGGAGTCAAATATGAGTTGGAGCTGGCTTGAACGATGGATGGCAACACGCCTTCCTGAGACCTCATCAGTTGAAAGCCATGCCATGAAGCAGTATGACCCTTCTAATGGTAGTCACAAATTCACAATCATGACAAGATTTTTGGATGCTGCTGGGGAAGAAAAGGAGAGCTGCGGGTCAAATGAAGTGCCCCTTCATTTTGATAACTATTCCATCAATTCACGAGAAGAAAAATTTAGCTTCAAACCACATACACCAAAGACCAACTTCAAAGCTAGGAGAACTGTTTCAAGGAGGAAAACAGTGCCAAGTTATCAATTCCATGAAGAGCAGCCAAAG GTAAGCAAGAGAGATGGTTCAGGCAATGCTAGCAAGGATATTaagcaaaaacaaaagcaaGTGGGAAACAGGGATGAAATTACATTAAGCACCTCGAAAGCTTCTAATGTGTAA
- the LOC114399978 gene encoding putative BPI/LBP family protein At1g04970, translating to MTIDVLEEDEVIPMACISLVIQGTGLVKIKGNNFVGSIRLNDFQMSSKWSNIGNLRMYLIQPVVWTLIETIFLPYANARLSRGLPLPIIHGFILQNAEIILSTSGLAVCSDVAFADSNKRFLQLN from the exons ATGACAATTGATGTTTTGGAAGAAGATGAAGTAATACCAATGGCATGCATATCATTG GTAATTCAAGGTACTGGCCTGGtcaaaatcaaaggaaacaactTCGTAGGTTCTATCAGATTGAATGACTTTCAAATGTCATCGAAATGGAGCAACATTGGAAATCTGCGGATGTACCTCATTCAG CCAGTTGTGTGGACACTTATTGAAACCATCTTCTTGCCATATGCAAATGCACGCCTCAGTAGGGGGTTACCTTTGCCCATCATTCATGGTTTCATCTTACAAAACGCAGAGATAATCTTGTCAACTTCAGGACTTGCAGTTTGCAGTGATGTAGCTTTTGCAGATTCAAACAAGCGTTTTCTTCAATTAAACTGA